Proteins from a genomic interval of Bradyrhizobium sp. CCGB01:
- a CDS encoding alpha/beta fold hydrolase, which produces MIEMPPLKFVQTNGIRMGYYEAGPVSDKPPVVLCHGWPELAFSWRHQIKALSEAGIRVIAPDQRGYGATDRPEPVEAYDIEHLTGDLVGLLDHLNIDKAIFVGHDWGGFIVWQMPLRHLERVAGVVGINTPHTNRAWADPIELLRTRFGDKMYIVQFQDPAREPDRIFGDRVEQTFDAFMRKPAPRPPDAPAEEVVAGVGASPRVNLAFPQMIAAYDAKHDPRTPILSPEEKKVFVDNFTRTGFTGGINWYRNMSRNWTRAEGLDHTVRVPSLMIMAENDAVLPPSSADGMDKLIPDLEKYLVRDSGHWTQQEKPEEVSAKLIEWRRKRFG; this is translated from the coding sequence ATGATTGAAATGCCACCGCTCAAGTTCGTGCAGACGAACGGAATCCGCATGGGCTACTACGAGGCGGGCCCGGTCAGCGACAAGCCGCCGGTGGTGCTGTGCCACGGCTGGCCCGAGCTCGCCTTCTCCTGGCGTCACCAGATCAAGGCGCTGAGCGAGGCCGGCATCCGGGTGATCGCGCCGGACCAGCGTGGCTACGGTGCAACCGACCGGCCCGAGCCGGTCGAGGCCTACGACATCGAGCACCTGACCGGCGACCTCGTCGGGCTCCTCGATCATCTGAATATCGACAAGGCGATCTTCGTCGGTCACGACTGGGGCGGTTTCATCGTCTGGCAGATGCCGTTGCGGCACCTCGAGCGGGTCGCGGGGGTGGTCGGCATCAACACGCCTCATACCAACCGGGCCTGGGCCGATCCGATCGAGCTCCTGCGCACGCGTTTCGGGGACAAGATGTACATCGTGCAATTCCAGGATCCCGCGCGCGAGCCCGACAGGATATTTGGCGATCGTGTCGAGCAAACCTTCGATGCCTTCATGCGCAAGCCGGCGCCGCGCCCGCCCGACGCGCCGGCAGAGGAAGTGGTTGCCGGCGTCGGCGCGTCGCCGCGGGTCAATCTGGCGTTTCCGCAAATGATCGCGGCCTATGACGCGAAGCACGATCCGCGCACGCCGATCCTGTCGCCGGAAGAGAAGAAGGTGTTCGTCGACAACTTCACCCGGACCGGCTTTACCGGCGGCATCAACTGGTATCGCAACATGTCGCGCAACTGGACGCGCGCCGAAGGACTCGATCATACGGTACGCGTGCCGTCGCTGATGATCATGGCCGAGAACGACGCGGTGTTGCCGCCTTCTTCCGCCGATGGCATGGACAAGCTGATTCCAGATCTCGAAAAATATCTGGTCCGCGACAGCGGCCATTGGACGCAGCAGGAGAAGCCGGAAGAGGTCAGCGCCAAGCTGATCGAATGGCGTAGAAAGCGGTTTGGGTGA
- a CDS encoding bifunctional cytochrome P450/NADPH--P450 reductase, translating to MSSKNRLDPIPHPPTKPVVGNMLSLDSAAPVQHLTRLAKELGPIFWLDMMGSPIVVVSGHDLVDELSDEKRFDKTVRGALRRVRAVGGDGLFTADTREPNWSKAHNILLQPFGNRAMQSYHPSMVDIAEQLVNKWERLNADDEIDVVHDMTALTLDTIGLCGFEYRFNSFYRRDYHPFVESLVRSLETIMMTRGLPLEQFWMQKRRKTLAEDVAFMNKMVDEIIAERRKSAEGIDDKKDMLAAMMTGVDRSTGEQLDDVNIRYQINTFLIAGHETTSGLLSYTLYALLKHPDILKKAYDEVDRVFGPDVNAKPTYQQVTQLTYITQILKEALRLWPPAPAYGISPLNDETIGGGKYRLRRGTFTTILVTALHRDPSVWGPNPDAFDPENFSREAEAKRPINAWKPFGNGQRACIGRGFAMHEAALALGMILQRFKLIDHQRYQMHLKETLTMKPEGFKIKVRPRADRERGAYGGPIAAAVSAPRAPRQPTARPGHNTPMLVLYGSNLGTAEELATRMADLAEINGFAVHLGPLDDYVGKLPQEGGVLIICASYNGAPPDNATQFVKWLGDDLPKNAFANVRYAVFGCGNSDWAATYQSVPRFIDEQLSAHGARAVFPRGEGDARSDLDGQFQKWFPAAAQVATKEFGIDWNFTRTAEDDPLYAIEPVAVTAVNTIVAQGGAVAMKVLVNDELQNKTGSNPSERSTRHIEVQLPSNITYRVGDHLSVVPRNDPTLVDSVARRFGFLPADQIKLQVTEGRRAQLPVGAAVSVGRLLSEFVELQQVATRKQIQIMAEHTRCPVTKPKLLAFVGEEAEPLERYRTEILARRKSVFDMLLEHPACELPFHVYLEMLSLLAPRYYSISSSPSVDPARCSVTVGVVEGPAASGRGTYKGICSNYLANRRAGDAIYATVRETKAGFRLPDESSVPIIMIGPGTGLAPFRGFLQERAARKAKGAALGPAMLFFGCRHPDQDFLYADELKGLAASGITELFTAFSRADGPKTYVQHLLAAQKDRVWQLIEQGAIIYVCGDGGKMEPDVKAALVAIHREKSGSDAATAARWIEEMGTNNRYVLDVWAGG from the coding sequence ATGTCATCCAAGAACCGACTGGACCCGATCCCGCATCCGCCGACCAAGCCGGTGGTCGGCAACATGCTGTCGCTGGACTCGGCCGCGCCGGTGCAGCACCTGACGCGGCTTGCCAAGGAGCTGGGCCCGATCTTCTGGCTCGACATGATGGGCTCGCCGATCGTCGTCGTCTCCGGCCACGATCTGGTCGACGAGCTCTCCGACGAGAAGCGTTTCGACAAGACGGTGCGCGGCGCGTTGCGGCGCGTGCGCGCGGTCGGCGGCGACGGGCTGTTCACGGCGGACACCAGGGAGCCGAACTGGAGCAAGGCGCACAACATCCTGCTCCAGCCGTTCGGCAACCGCGCCATGCAGTCCTATCACCCGAGCATGGTCGATATCGCCGAGCAGCTCGTCAACAAATGGGAGCGGCTCAACGCCGACGACGAGATCGACGTCGTCCACGACATGACGGCCTTGACGCTGGACACGATCGGCCTGTGCGGCTTCGAGTACCGCTTCAATTCCTTCTACCGGCGCGACTACCATCCCTTCGTCGAGTCGCTGGTGCGCTCGCTCGAAACCATCATGATGACGCGCGGTCTGCCGCTCGAGCAGTTTTGGATGCAGAAGCGGCGCAAGACGCTGGCCGAAGACGTCGCCTTCATGAACAAGATGGTCGACGAGATCATCGCCGAGCGCCGCAAGAGCGCGGAAGGGATCGACGACAAGAAGGACATGCTCGCCGCGATGATGACCGGCGTCGACCGCTCGACCGGCGAGCAGCTCGACGATGTCAACATCCGCTACCAGATCAACACCTTCCTGATCGCGGGCCACGAGACCACCAGCGGCCTGCTGTCCTACACGCTCTATGCGTTGCTCAAGCACCCGGACATTCTCAAGAAGGCCTATGACGAGGTCGACCGCGTCTTCGGCCCTGACGTCAACGCAAAGCCGACCTACCAGCAGGTCACGCAGCTCACCTACATCACGCAGATCCTGAAAGAGGCGCTGCGGCTGTGGCCGCCGGCACCCGCCTACGGCATCTCGCCGCTGAACGACGAGACCATCGGCGGCGGCAAGTACAGGCTCCGGAGGGGCACCTTCACCACCATCCTCGTGACCGCGCTGCATCGCGATCCCTCGGTCTGGGGGCCGAATCCGGATGCCTTCGATCCCGAGAATTTCAGCCGCGAGGCTGAGGCAAAACGGCCGATCAATGCCTGGAAGCCGTTCGGCAACGGCCAGCGCGCCTGCATCGGCCGCGGTTTCGCCATGCACGAGGCTGCGCTCGCGCTCGGCATGATCCTGCAGCGGTTCAAGCTGATCGACCACCAGCGCTACCAGATGCATCTGAAGGAAACGCTGACGATGAAGCCGGAAGGCTTCAAGATCAAGGTGCGTCCGCGCGCCGATCGCGAGCGCGGGGCCTATGGCGGACCCATCGCGGCCGCGGTTTCGGCACCAAGGGCACCGCGCCAGCCGACGGCGCGGCCCGGCCACAACACGCCGATGCTGGTGCTCTACGGCTCCAATCTCGGCACCGCCGAGGAGCTCGCGACGCGCATGGCCGATCTCGCCGAGATCAACGGCTTTGCCGTGCATCTCGGGCCGCTCGACGATTACGTCGGCAAGCTGCCGCAGGAGGGTGGCGTGCTGATCATCTGCGCCTCCTATAACGGGGCGCCGCCCGACAATGCGACGCAGTTCGTCAAATGGCTCGGCGACGACTTGCCGAAGAATGCCTTTGCCAATGTGCGCTACGCCGTGTTCGGCTGCGGCAACAGCGACTGGGCCGCGACCTATCAATCGGTGCCGCGCTTCATCGACGAGCAATTGTCGGCGCATGGTGCACGCGCGGTTTTTCCGCGCGGGGAGGGCGATGCGCGCAGCGATCTCGACGGCCAGTTCCAGAAGTGGTTCCCGGCGGCCGCCCAGGTCGCGACCAAGGAATTCGGCATCGACTGGAATTTCACCCGCACGGCTGAGGACGACCCGCTCTACGCGATCGAGCCGGTGGCGGTAACCGCCGTCAACACCATCGTCGCCCAGGGCGGCGCTGTCGCGATGAAGGTTCTGGTGAACGACGAACTCCAGAACAAGACCGGTTCCAATCCGTCGGAGCGTTCGACGCGTCACATCGAGGTGCAGCTGCCGTCCAACATCACGTACCGCGTTGGCGATCATCTGAGTGTGGTCCCGCGCAACGACCCGACGCTGGTGGATTCGGTTGCCCGCCGTTTCGGCTTCCTGCCGGCCGACCAGATCAAGCTTCAGGTCACCGAGGGCCGCCGCGCGCAATTGCCGGTCGGCGCCGCCGTGTCGGTCGGCCGCCTGCTGAGCGAATTCGTCGAGCTGCAGCAAGTGGCGACGCGCAAGCAGATCCAGATCATGGCCGAGCACACCCGCTGCCCCGTCACCAAACCGAAGCTGCTCGCTTTCGTCGGCGAGGAGGCCGAGCCGCTCGAGCGTTACCGCACCGAGATCCTGGCCAGGCGAAAATCGGTGTTCGACATGCTGCTCGAACACCCGGCCTGCGAATTGCCGTTCCACGTCTATCTGGAGATGCTCTCGCTGCTGGCGCCGCGTTATTATTCGATCTCATCCTCGCCGTCGGTCGATCCGGCGCGTTGCAGCGTCACCGTCGGCGTGGTCGAGGGGCCGGCCGCTTCCGGCCGCGGCACCTACAAGGGCATCTGCTCTAACTATCTCGCCAACCGGCGCGCGGGCGATGCGATCTACGCCACCGTGCGCGAGACCAAGGCCGGCTTCCGGCTCCCGGATGAGTCCTCCGTGCCGATCATCATGATCGGCCCGGGCACCGGACTTGCACCATTCCGCGGCTTCCTCCAGGAGCGCGCCGCGCGCAAGGCGAAGGGCGCCGCTCTCGGTCCGGCCATGTTGTTCTTCGGCTGCCGCCATCCCGACCAGGATTTTCTCTACGCCGACGAGCTGAAGGGGCTGGCGGCGAGCGGCATCACCGAGCTTTTCACCGCGTTCTCGCGTGCGGACGGACCGAAAACCTATGTGCAGCACCTGCTTGCCGCGCAGAAGGACAGGGTCTGGCAGCTGATCGAGCAGGGCGCGATCATCTATGTCTGCGGCGACGGCGGCAAGATGGAGCCCGACGTGAAGGCCGCGCTCGTCGCGATCCATCGCGAGAAGAGCGGCAGCGATGCAGCCACAGCTGCGCGCTGGATCGAGGAGATGGGCACGAACAACCGCTATGTGCTGGACGTCTGGGCGGGTGGATAA